In Corynebacterium afermentans subsp. afermentans, a genomic segment contains:
- a CDS encoding glycosyltransferase family 4 protein — MKILVFSQFWAPTNGVPPRRWQWLSSVLAEQGHELLVISPRENGRQRERTRSKINRRDTDLRKPEAGRSGEKILRSKSRKTDNSITGKIINQASISCGMLYEAYRSRDLIAEFSPQLLIGTVPSIPTAFVAFALSKVYKKPYVIDLRDAWPDLLDQSGKWNEGLGERSSREALFRRGPLQLMRVLVRLFLNRVLAKSDGIIVTSQHLESQLADKLERDVQDITTIRNVFPTDSEPREAIVRDNRSGEFRVLYAGTLGRAQHLLNTLEAVRIAQLRGLNIRLRFVGAGPAKPLLREISEADGLPIEFISRHPSDQLASFYEWSDTALVHLTNWEPLTRTVPSKTYELMEVGKHITAVVAGEAAELIVGLEAGHVVPPEDPEALADVWINLANNRSLLEVGTKGAEWVRHEREEVVPARLKRFLGAISESQR; from the coding sequence TTGAAAATTCTCGTGTTTTCGCAGTTTTGGGCACCGACCAACGGGGTCCCACCTCGGCGCTGGCAATGGCTGTCGTCGGTCCTTGCTGAACAAGGCCATGAGCTTCTGGTGATTTCGCCTCGGGAAAATGGGCGTCAACGAGAAAGAACGCGCTCGAAGATCAATCGACGCGACACAGATTTGAGAAAGCCAGAGGCCGGGCGGTCTGGGGAGAAGATCCTCCGCAGTAAGTCTCGCAAGACCGATAATTCGATCACCGGGAAAATCATCAATCAGGCCTCTATTTCGTGTGGAATGCTTTATGAAGCATATAGGTCGCGAGACCTGATAGCGGAGTTCAGCCCGCAGCTGCTAATCGGAACTGTTCCGTCGATTCCTACGGCATTTGTGGCCTTCGCACTTTCTAAGGTGTACAAGAAGCCCTATGTGATTGATCTCAGAGACGCATGGCCCGATCTGCTGGATCAATCAGGGAAATGGAACGAAGGTCTCGGTGAGCGGTCGTCCAGGGAGGCTTTGTTTCGCCGTGGCCCTCTTCAACTAATGCGCGTTCTAGTTCGGTTGTTTTTGAATCGCGTTCTTGCGAAGTCTGACGGCATCATTGTCACATCGCAACACTTAGAATCGCAGCTGGCAGATAAGTTGGAACGAGATGTTCAAGATATAACTACAATCAGGAATGTTTTTCCAACTGATTCTGAGCCTCGCGAAGCAATAGTCCGAGACAATCGCTCTGGAGAGTTTCGTGTCCTTTATGCGGGGACTCTGGGTAGAGCCCAGCATCTGCTAAACACTTTAGAAGCCGTAAGAATCGCGCAACTAAGGGGCCTCAACATAAGGCTCCGGTTTGTAGGGGCTGGTCCTGCGAAGCCTCTCTTAAGAGAAATTTCCGAAGCTGACGGTTTACCGATTGAATTTATTTCGCGACACCCATCGGACCAGCTTGCGTCTTTCTATGAGTGGTCGGATACCGCGTTAGTCCACCTCACCAATTGGGAACCTCTGACTAGAACAGTTCCATCTAAGACCTATGAACTTATGGAGGTCGGAAAACATATCACAGCTGTAGTGGCCGGGGAAGCGGCTGAACTCATCGTTGGGTTAGAAGCAGGGCATGTTGTTCCACCGGAGGATCCGGAAGCACTCGCCGACGTATGGATCAATCTTGCAAACAACCGCTCGCTACTTGAGGTGGGGACAAAGGGCGCTGAGTGGGTTAGGCACGAAAGGGAGGAAGTGGTGCCTGCACGTTTGAAACGTTTTTTGGGAGCGATTAGTGAAAGCCAGCGCTAA
- the wecB gene encoding non-hydrolyzing UDP-N-acetylglucosamine 2-epimerase, which produces MSDKPKIMTVYGTRPEAIKVAPVVSALQDDDRFDSVVVSTGQHKEMLEQVNKRFGITPDHDMALMKPGQTLNELVARAIQGLDPIIDEEKPDVIISQGDTSTAMVAALAGFHKGVKVVHLEAGLRTGNIFSPFPEEANRKIIGQITSLHLAPTNESRENLRRENFRSKDIVVTGNTVIDALLAASEWDVQFEDSRLGELRNSDEKVVLVTTHRRENLDAMKEIGGAVQDLAKSYPDHIFALPLHLNPKVRDAVLPEVEDLPNVIITDPLPYDQFTALMSRAYLVLTDSGGVQEEAPSLGKPVLVMRENTERPEAVVAGTVKLVGTERQRIVAEARNLLDQSAAYGAMANAVNPYGDGNAAERSVAAIAELVGVGKRLADFTPDAV; this is translated from the coding sequence ATGTCGGACAAGCCCAAGATTATGACCGTCTACGGCACCCGCCCGGAGGCCATCAAGGTTGCTCCGGTTGTCAGTGCTCTCCAGGACGACGACCGCTTCGATTCCGTAGTGGTCTCGACCGGTCAGCACAAGGAAATGCTGGAGCAGGTGAACAAGCGCTTCGGTATCACTCCAGACCACGACATGGCGCTGATGAAACCCGGGCAAACGCTCAACGAGTTGGTGGCGCGTGCGATTCAAGGCCTCGACCCGATTATCGACGAAGAAAAGCCCGACGTGATCATCTCCCAGGGTGACACTTCGACGGCAATGGTTGCGGCCTTGGCTGGGTTCCACAAAGGTGTGAAGGTCGTTCACCTCGAGGCTGGCCTGCGCACCGGTAACATCTTCTCGCCGTTCCCTGAGGAAGCGAACCGCAAGATCATCGGCCAGATCACCTCGCTTCACTTAGCTCCGACCAACGAATCACGAGAAAATCTTCGCCGAGAGAACTTCCGTTCGAAGGACATTGTTGTGACGGGTAATACCGTCATCGATGCGCTGCTTGCCGCGTCGGAATGGGACGTCCAGTTTGAGGATTCGCGCCTAGGGGAGCTTCGGAACTCTGATGAGAAGGTTGTCCTCGTCACCACCCACCGCCGCGAGAACCTTGACGCGATGAAGGAAATCGGTGGGGCAGTCCAGGACCTGGCAAAGTCCTACCCGGACCACATTTTTGCGCTGCCGCTGCACCTCAACCCGAAGGTGCGAGATGCGGTTCTCCCCGAGGTCGAAGACCTTCCAAACGTCATCATCACGGACCCGTTGCCGTATGACCAGTTCACGGCACTGATGAGCCGTGCCTACCTGGTGCTCACCGATTCTGGCGGAGTGCAGGAGGAAGCTCCGTCGCTTGGCAAGCCTGTTCTTGTGATGCGTGAGAACACTGAGAGGCCGGAAGCTGTAGTAGCCGGAACGGTTAAACTTGTCGGCACCGAACGTCAACGAATCGTGGCTGAGGCAAGAAACCTGCTTGACCAATCTGCTGCCTATGGGGCAATGGCCAATGCTGTAAACCCCTATGGCGACGGTAACGCGGCCGAAAGGTCTGTTGCAGCGATTGCTGAGTTGGTGGGAGTCGGCAAGCGGTTGGCAGACTTTACACCCGACGCGGTTTAA
- a CDS encoding Ppx/GppA phosphatase family protein, translated as MTRVAAVDCGTNSIRLLIHDTDTGEVSRRNTIVRLGQGVDETGHFAPEAIERTRKALADYVEEMQREHVTRVRMVATSATRDAANREDFFAMTRGLLGQIQPGAVAEVISGEEEAALSFAGATADIDPARGPFCVIDLGGGSTEFVMEGHAISTQMGCVRITERIMRTDPPTAEETTEARKLIDANVTTASATVPFAKARTFVGCAGTFTTLSALAQGLETYDPVRIHMSEITFDRLREVTADLRAKSAAQRRENPVVHPGRADVIGSGSTVVEQLMDAFEREAGATSFIISEKDILDGIVAGLA; from the coding sequence ATGACCCGCGTCGCCGCCGTGGACTGCGGCACAAACTCCATCCGCCTGCTCATCCACGACACGGACACCGGCGAGGTCTCCCGCCGCAACACCATCGTCCGCCTCGGCCAGGGTGTCGACGAGACCGGCCACTTCGCGCCGGAAGCCATCGAGCGCACCCGCAAGGCACTCGCCGACTACGTCGAGGAGATGCAACGCGAGCACGTCACCCGCGTGCGCATGGTGGCCACCTCTGCCACCCGCGACGCCGCCAACCGCGAGGATTTCTTTGCCATGACCCGGGGCCTCCTCGGTCAGATCCAGCCGGGTGCAGTGGCTGAAGTGATTTCCGGCGAGGAGGAGGCGGCGCTGTCATTCGCCGGTGCTACCGCGGACATCGACCCGGCTCGCGGTCCGTTCTGTGTGATCGACCTCGGCGGCGGCTCCACTGAGTTCGTCATGGAGGGCCATGCCATCTCCACACAAATGGGGTGTGTGCGCATCACCGAGCGCATCATGCGCACCGACCCGCCCACCGCGGAGGAGACGACCGAGGCAAGAAAGCTTATCGACGCCAACGTCACCACCGCCTCCGCCACCGTGCCTTTCGCTAAGGCGCGAACGTTCGTTGGCTGCGCCGGCACCTTCACCACGCTCTCCGCGCTAGCGCAGGGGCTGGAAACCTACGACCCCGTGCGCATCCACATGTCAGAGATCACCTTCGACCGGCTGCGTGAGGTGACCGCGGACCTGCGCGCCAAGTCCGCAGCGCAACGTCGTGAGAACCCGGTGGTCCACCCCGGCCGTGCCGACGTGATCGGCTCCGGCTCCACCGTGGTGGAGCAGCTCATGGACGCCTTCGAGCGCGAAGCCGGCGCCACCAGCTTCATCATCAGCGAAAAGGACATCCTCGACGGCATCGTCGCCGGGCTGGCCTAA
- a CDS encoding DUF501 domain-containing protein codes for MHTPPTDEQLAIVAEQLGRTPRGVLAIAYTTPDNQPAVVKTAPKLGDGTPFPTLYYLTDPRLTAEASRLEVAQVMKWMEARLNADSDEGEDLRADYLAAHEHFLAERNAIEDLGTDFSGGGMPERVKCLHVLIAYALAEGPDRVRFGTEAVALAAEHGDLRGTAIPADWPTLDDLGITLAEAGEGLA; via the coding sequence ATGCACACTCCTCCCACTGACGAACAACTCGCCATCGTGGCCGAGCAGCTCGGCCGCACCCCGCGCGGCGTGCTCGCCATTGCGTACACCACCCCGGACAACCAGCCGGCCGTGGTGAAGACCGCGCCCAAACTTGGCGACGGCACCCCGTTCCCCACCCTCTACTACCTCACAGACCCCCGCCTGACCGCCGAGGCCTCCCGCCTCGAGGTCGCGCAGGTGATGAAGTGGATGGAGGCCCGCCTCAACGCCGACAGCGACGAAGGCGAGGATCTGCGCGCCGACTACCTGGCTGCCCACGAACACTTCCTTGCCGAGCGCAACGCCATCGAGGACCTGGGCACCGACTTCTCCGGCGGCGGTATGCCGGAGCGCGTGAAGTGCCTCCACGTGCTCATCGCCTACGCGCTGGCCGAAGGGCCGGACCGCGTCCGCTTCGGCACCGAAGCAGTAGCACTGGCCGCCGAGCACGGCGACCTGCGCGGCACCGCCATCCCCGCGGACTGGCCCACACTCGACGACCTCGGCATCACCCTCGCCGAAGCAGGGGAGGGGCTGGCATGA
- a CDS encoding septum formation initiator family protein, whose protein sequence is MTKRSRTRRPSTVPVASRDRENAERAARRKQRGRAIAFPKQDMASVVILIAVLILVLLAIAAPLRNFYEGRAEIARANESIARLETQKQALEDDIAMYDDDAFLKQEARRRLGVMEEGETAWRIIDPRMTAPEAITTGKDDIPDTRTWPEVMWDSLREVPGEELPPIDDAPPAPAPEGPAPAAPEAPAPEAPAPAQ, encoded by the coding sequence ATGACGAAGCGCTCCCGCACCCGCCGCCCCAGCACGGTCCCCGTTGCCAGCCGCGACCGGGAAAACGCCGAGCGCGCCGCGCGCCGCAAGCAGCGCGGCCGGGCAATCGCGTTTCCGAAGCAGGACATGGCCAGCGTGGTCATCCTCATCGCCGTGCTCATCCTCGTGCTGTTGGCTATCGCGGCCCCGCTGCGGAACTTCTACGAGGGCCGCGCCGAGATCGCCCGCGCCAACGAGTCCATCGCCCGCCTCGAGACCCAAAAGCAGGCTCTGGAGGACGACATCGCCATGTACGACGACGACGCCTTCCTCAAACAGGAAGCCCGCCGCCGCCTCGGCGTCATGGAAGAGGGCGAGACCGCTTGGCGCATCATCGACCCCCGCATGACCGCCCCTGAGGCCATCACCACCGGCAAGGACGACATCCCCGACACCCGCACCTGGCCGGAAGTGATGTGGGATTCCCTGCGCGAGGTTCCGGGGGAGGAGCTTCCGCCTATCGACGACGCTCCGCCCGCCCCCGCGCCGGAGGGGCCGGCACCGGCCGCTCCGGAGGCCCCGGCACCAGAAGCTCCCGCGCCAGCGCAGTAG
- a CDS encoding nucleotidyl transferase AbiEii/AbiGii toxin family protein: MVTSRRENKERQKKLNQAIAKRAKDCGLPSDLIRYQIAFEGFLERVFQAGSDEWVLKGGASLLMRNGEGRTTTDVDLARIPRLGPLESIEAEMHEIARRPGQGSLSYRVRSMRQKRVGGDDGYRGPTYEVSLDAMMGPVVFQAFSLDLTEQRHTQEPHERVEVDPTLGKLSSEYLKPFAVYATAIESQLADKICAMREEHRSGDSNRYHDLADIITILLTRPISAEKLESACRHEARRRGIETPTEMWAPPSWEKNFSAHAATYFGLPDEYRDYPAAMSYVSEVLDPALSGDLGESYWNPDRQRWGEST, from the coding sequence ATGGTTACAAGTAGGCGCGAGAATAAAGAGCGGCAAAAGAAGCTCAACCAAGCCATCGCGAAGCGAGCGAAGGACTGCGGCCTGCCGAGCGATTTAATTCGCTACCAGATTGCGTTTGAGGGGTTTCTGGAGCGAGTCTTTCAGGCGGGATCCGATGAGTGGGTGCTCAAAGGCGGCGCGTCGTTGTTGATGAGAAACGGTGAGGGACGCACTACCACCGATGTTGATTTGGCCCGCATTCCTCGGCTTGGTCCGCTTGAGAGCATCGAAGCTGAGATGCACGAGATTGCTCGACGGCCCGGACAAGGTTCGCTGAGCTACAGAGTAAGAAGCATGCGGCAGAAGCGAGTAGGTGGCGATGACGGCTACAGGGGACCGACTTACGAAGTCTCGCTCGACGCCATGATGGGGCCCGTTGTGTTCCAGGCCTTTAGCCTGGACCTCACCGAACAGCGGCATACACAGGAACCACATGAACGGGTAGAAGTTGACCCGACGCTGGGCAAACTCTCCTCGGAGTACCTAAAACCATTTGCGGTTTACGCAACCGCGATTGAATCGCAGCTCGCTGACAAAATCTGCGCGATGAGGGAAGAACACCGCAGTGGGGATAGCAACCGTTACCACGACCTGGCGGACATCATCACCATCTTGCTCACACGCCCGATATCGGCGGAAAAGCTGGAAAGCGCTTGCCGACACGAAGCGCGGCGAAGGGGAATTGAGACCCCGACGGAGATGTGGGCGCCACCGTCGTGGGAGAAGAACTTCTCTGCGCATGCAGCGACTTATTTCGGCTTGCCAGACGAGTACAGGGACTACCCGGCAGCGATGTCGTATGTCTCTGAGGTGCTGGATCCGGCACTATCTGGTGATCTCGGCGAATCTTATTGGAATCCAGACAGGCAGCGTTGGGGCGAGAGCACGTAA
- a CDS encoding type IV toxin-antitoxin system AbiEi family antitoxin domain-containing protein has translation MKQADVLATLEMVASDQWGIVTTAQAGREGVERLQLSRLAEKGDLDRARHGVYLLPSHQAGPQDEIRAAWLALEPMKFIDERWEDEWPVVVSHESAARIHDIGRLIPPKFTFSTGGTKQTRQQGIRIYTRRTLTDVDIVSVDGLPVTSVARTVGDLAEQKIERGYLADLVADALRKENVRIDDLAEKLEPAARSYGAKTGTQLVSELSAEATSVEDIDELRKRLVHTTKGMELRVTDPNMFEGFNEIVRKQLDKALEPYRKQLDQIAKQWADGYK, from the coding sequence ATGAAGCAAGCGGATGTGTTGGCGACTTTGGAGATGGTCGCCTCCGACCAGTGGGGGATCGTAACGACGGCGCAGGCTGGCCGGGAGGGCGTGGAAAGGCTGCAACTGTCGCGGTTGGCCGAAAAAGGTGACCTTGATCGAGCGAGGCATGGCGTGTACTTGCTGCCCTCCCATCAAGCAGGGCCGCAGGATGAGATTCGTGCCGCCTGGCTTGCGCTCGAGCCGATGAAGTTCATCGACGAGCGCTGGGAGGATGAGTGGCCCGTTGTGGTCTCTCACGAGTCTGCGGCGCGCATCCACGACATCGGGCGGTTGATCCCGCCGAAGTTCACATTTTCAACCGGTGGCACGAAGCAGACGCGGCAGCAGGGAATCCGTATCTATACGCGCCGCACGCTTACCGATGTCGACATTGTGTCCGTGGATGGGCTGCCGGTGACGAGCGTGGCCAGGACGGTAGGCGACCTGGCTGAGCAAAAGATCGAAAGGGGTTATTTGGCTGACCTTGTCGCAGATGCCCTGCGGAAGGAGAACGTACGCATAGATGACCTCGCCGAGAAACTGGAGCCAGCAGCTCGTTCCTACGGGGCAAAAACCGGTACGCAGTTGGTCTCCGAGCTGAGTGCTGAAGCGACCTCCGTGGAGGACATCGATGAACTTCGCAAACGACTGGTTCACACCACGAAGGGAATGGAGCTCAGGGTGACCGATCCCAACATGTTCGAGGGCTTCAACGAAATTGTCAGAAAACAACTCGACAAGGCATTAGAGCCATACCGGAAGCAGCTAGACCAGATAGCGAAGCAGTGGGCTGATGGTTACAAGTAG
- the eno gene encoding phosphopyruvate hydratase codes for MADIMHIFAREILDSRGNPTVEVEALLADGSHGRAGVPSGASTGEHEAHELRDGDERYAGKGVLKAVENVNETIADELAGIEADDQRIVDTLMLELDGTDNKKKLGANALLGVSMAVAKAAADSAALPLYRYIGGPNAHVLPVPMMNILNGGAHADSGVDVQEFMIAPVGAETFTEALRMGAEVYHALKSVLKSKDLSTGLGDEGGFAPSVGSTKEALDLIVEAIEKAGYKLGDDVALALDVASSEFFEDGAYNFEGGKHSAEEMIKVYADLVEQYPIVSIEDPLDENDWDGYVALTEQLGDKVQIVGDDFFVTNPKRLAEGIEKNAANALLVKVNQIGTLTETFDAVELAHRNGYRTMMSHRSGETEDTTIADLAVALSCGQIKTGAPARSERVAKYNRLLRIEEELGPAAEYAGRSAFPRFK; via the coding sequence ATGGCCGACATCATGCACATCTTCGCCCGCGAGATCCTGGATTCCCGCGGCAACCCGACTGTGGAGGTGGAGGCGCTGCTCGCGGACGGCTCCCACGGCCGCGCTGGCGTGCCGTCCGGCGCGTCCACGGGCGAGCACGAGGCGCACGAGCTTCGCGACGGTGACGAGCGCTACGCCGGCAAGGGTGTGCTGAAGGCTGTCGAGAACGTCAACGAGACCATTGCGGACGAGCTGGCGGGGATTGAGGCGGACGACCAGCGGATCGTCGATACGCTTATGCTCGAGCTCGACGGCACGGACAACAAGAAGAAGCTGGGCGCGAATGCCCTTCTGGGCGTGTCCATGGCTGTGGCGAAGGCCGCGGCGGATTCGGCTGCGCTGCCGCTGTACCGCTATATCGGCGGCCCGAACGCGCACGTGTTGCCGGTGCCGATGATGAACATTCTCAACGGCGGCGCGCACGCGGATTCGGGTGTGGACGTTCAGGAGTTCATGATCGCCCCGGTCGGCGCGGAGACCTTCACGGAGGCGCTGCGCATGGGCGCTGAGGTCTACCACGCGCTCAAGAGCGTGCTGAAGTCCAAGGACCTGTCCACGGGTCTTGGCGACGAGGGCGGCTTCGCCCCGTCCGTCGGCTCCACCAAGGAGGCCCTGGATCTGATCGTGGAGGCGATTGAGAAGGCCGGCTACAAGCTTGGCGACGATGTCGCGCTCGCCCTGGACGTGGCCTCCTCCGAGTTCTTCGAGGACGGCGCCTACAACTTCGAGGGTGGCAAGCACTCCGCCGAGGAGATGATCAAGGTCTACGCCGATCTGGTGGAGCAGTACCCGATCGTCTCCATCGAGGACCCGCTGGATGAAAACGACTGGGACGGCTACGTGGCCCTGACCGAGCAGCTGGGCGACAAGGTGCAGATCGTCGGCGACGACTTCTTCGTCACCAACCCGAAGCGCCTGGCCGAGGGCATCGAGAAAAACGCCGCCAACGCGCTGTTGGTCAAGGTCAACCAGATTGGCACCCTGACCGAGACCTTCGACGCCGTGGAGCTGGCCCACCGCAACGGCTACCGCACCATGATGTCGCACCGCTCCGGCGAGACCGAGGACACCACCATCGCGGATCTGGCCGTGGCGCTGTCCTGCGGCCAGATCAAGACCGGTGCGCCGGCCCGCTCCGAGCGCGTGGCCAAGTACAACCGCCTCCTGCGCATCGAGGAGGAGCTCGGCCCGGCCGCCGAGTACGCAGGTCGCTCCGCCTTCCCGCGCTTCAAGTAA
- a CDS encoding lytic transglycosylase domain-containing protein, giving the protein MSAARRVARGCGCAGVLVAAAAVVMVVALVAWLIAAFSAPDRREPLQPVPTTMPPPAAVAPPPIDVHGPGRTSDLLFDWSQDIGNATNVSGQAIRAYANAALIAKESWPACNLQWNTLAGIGWVETRHGTYTGRFDNSQLNQDGYPEPPIIGPKLDGDGFARVTDTDKGAIDNDPEFDRAVGPMQFIPESWARYGRDANGDGYPDPQQIDDAALGAANLLCNSGGATRDLATEEGWRQAIFAYNQSNDYVARVRDAAANYALNQPAHR; this is encoded by the coding sequence ATGTCAGCAGCCAGGCGAGTAGCGCGCGGGTGCGGCTGCGCGGGTGTCCTCGTCGCGGCCGCCGCGGTGGTGATGGTGGTCGCGCTGGTCGCGTGGCTCATCGCCGCGTTTTCTGCCCCGGATCGCCGCGAGCCGCTGCAGCCGGTGCCCACCACCATGCCGCCGCCGGCCGCCGTAGCACCCCCGCCTATCGACGTCCACGGCCCCGGCCGCACCTCCGACCTGCTCTTTGACTGGTCGCAGGATATCGGCAACGCCACCAACGTCTCCGGCCAGGCCATCCGCGCCTACGCCAACGCCGCCCTGATCGCCAAGGAGTCTTGGCCGGCCTGCAACCTGCAGTGGAACACGCTCGCCGGCATCGGCTGGGTGGAAACGCGCCACGGCACGTATACGGGCCGCTTCGACAACTCCCAGCTAAACCAGGACGGCTACCCGGAGCCGCCGATCATTGGCCCGAAGCTCGACGGCGACGGTTTCGCCCGCGTCACCGACACCGACAAAGGCGCGATAGACAACGACCCCGAGTTCGACCGCGCCGTGGGCCCGATGCAGTTCATCCCCGAGTCGTGGGCGCGCTACGGGCGCGACGCTAACGGCGACGGCTACCCGGACCCGCAGCAGATCGACGACGCCGCCCTGGGTGCCGCGAACCTCCTGTGCAATTCCGGCGGCGCCACGCGCGACTTGGCCACGGAGGAGGGCTGGCGCCAGGCGATTTTCGCCTACAACCAGTCCAACGACTACGTGGCCAGAGTCCGCGATGCCGCGGCGAACTACGCGCTGAACCAGCCGGCACACCGCTAG
- a CDS encoding MazG nucleotide pyrophosphohydrolase domain-containing protein, with the protein MTATVLLLDPRWPSLIPLHLAGRIRGDVAFTPEVPVDVRWALNVEGGTESWLISTDPDDPEVRRWQGEGAETVRVDSLDDPVFEATRTMHAARRRGEWEQAMTHESLLPFLREEAEEVAQAIEHKLPIDDLKSELSDLLLQVLFHAEIASESGAFDFGDVADAFVQKMRRRAPYLFDGSTGPVDKATQDRLWEEGKAAEKR; encoded by the coding sequence ATGACCGCAACCGTCTTGCTTCTCGACCCCCGCTGGCCCTCCCTCATCCCCCTCCACCTCGCTGGCCGCATCAGGGGCGATGTCGCCTTCACGCCTGAGGTGCCTGTCGACGTCCGCTGGGCCCTCAACGTCGAAGGCGGCACGGAAAGCTGGCTGATTTCCACCGATCCGGACGATCCGGAGGTCCGCCGCTGGCAGGGGGAGGGCGCGGAAACGGTGCGCGTCGATAGCCTCGATGACCCTGTCTTCGAGGCCACCCGCACGATGCACGCCGCGCGCCGCCGCGGCGAATGGGAGCAGGCGATGACGCACGAAAGCCTCCTGCCGTTTCTTCGGGAGGAGGCTGAGGAGGTCGCGCAGGCAATCGAGCACAAATTGCCTATCGACGATCTAAAGTCCGAACTGTCCGACCTGCTGCTCCAAGTCCTGTTCCACGCCGAGATCGCTTCGGAGTCCGGCGCGTTCGATTTCGGCGACGTGGCTGACGCGTTTGTGCAGAAGATGCGCCGCCGCGCGCCCTATCTTTTCGACGGTTCAACCGGCCCCGTGGACAAAGCCACCCAGGACCGGTTGTGGGAGGAAGGCAAGGCGGCCGAGAAGCGCTAG